The following is a genomic window from Oscarella lobularis chromosome 2, ooOscLobu1.1, whole genome shotgun sequence.
TGCACGAACGTCTTACCGTTTGCGTTCGATCATTTCTGCCATAACGCCACGTCACGGCTATAGAAACAACTGCCAGAGACTTCGTAGCGATTGTTATTTATGCTCGTTGCCCGTTCGAATACGTAAAATAACGCGGCGAAGAGGATCTTGTTCCCTCGAAGTAAGAGCACTGAGAGCAGGGCGAAAAGAACTTTCCGATACAGTGAGCATGCGCACTTGTTTTCAATGGCTTCGTTGATGTTCTTTTCGGTGCGACGGCTCGCGCCGTCGTTCGTGCAACGCCGCGGTGCAGTCGACGTGGCGCGAAGAACGTACGGAAGTGAGTCATTGCGCGTAcacgctcgtcgtttcggttttGACGTAGCCGAGACGTCATGTTATCGTTCTGATTCCGTTGCTTCCTTTTGTGTGCAAAGGAATGCTTCTCGGTTGCGGCAGCAACGTTGTCGATCAATTCTTTCGCGTTCGAGGTTAGAGCTACAGTACGATAATTGCTCGCGTGCGCCTGCGGTTTTTTCTGAATAACCTAATCAAATGTATATACATTTCCAGCATTGCCGACACCAGGCGAGAAGGGCTTCTTTGCAGAGTACGCGCCAACTTTCGCGCCAATACGGCTTTGTACAGGCTAAATTTAGTCCCAATCGAATCCTGGAAGACAGCGTCGTGGGCGGGGTCACTTTGAATCATCTCGCATGGGCCGCTCTTTTGGGCGGTACGTAGATAGCGTATCAGCGATTATTCATGAAGAGGACGCAAACGACGTTTCCTATAGTTCCATCGGGGTTGTTGGGGTTGCAGGGCGACGACACGTCGGGCCGATTGATTCGAAGTGTGCTCGAAAGAGATTTGAACATAAAGACGGAGTTTATACGAGGCTAGATAGTAATCAGacttgctttcttttcttgcttACTTTTTAATTATTCTAGTGTCGGATAAATATACCACGGCGGAAGTGAGCCTTTTGATCTTCTTCGAGGCTGCTAATGGcatgttttgtttttagtcCTATGTCTTCGTTCAAGAAGACGGGGAAAGATCGATTATTATGGCTCGGGGTGCCACCAGTTTGATGGACGCCGACGCTGTTCAGGCTCATTTTGGTGCAGTATTATCTCATGGGACGGATCCTGTTTAATGAATTTATTATCCTTCCTTGTTTTGGCAGGTGACTCGGTTGCTAAGTATGGCGACTTTGTTTCAACAGAAATCTCTCAAGTGCCGCACGCCGGAGTTCTGAAGCTACTTCAAATGGCTAGGTACAGCGACAGTTGGCCTTGTCTTTTTGACTTCAGATTTGACGTAGAAAAAATGCCGTTACCATACTCGATCTTGACGTATCTCCTTCTGTAAGGAAATGACGCAGTGCTTAGGAAATAACGGTATTTCTGTTTCTTTAGGTGGCAATCAATGAGGCTGGTCTGGGGAGTTTAGATGATTTGGTTCAGTATGAAATCAGAGGTCTTATTCTAATCAAAAAGCCATCCATGTGGTCTTCTAGGTGCACCAAGACGGCTCAAATACTGAAGCCGGCAAGGCACGCGGCAGAGGAGCTTCTGCTCCACTTGAAACCAGACATTGGAGGGTAAATAAATTTCTTCCAATACCGTCTTGGTACACTACGTTGTGCAGAGCGGAAATTATCACGAGAATGCCAGCCGTTGATATTGTGACGCATCTGAGAGATTTTTGTGGCTCTTCCTTAGTTGCGATGACAAGTGGAAGTGAAGGCTGCGCATTGGCTACAAAATCCCAGGCAAGTCAAACCATTGGTATTCATATACTAAggttttcttcaatttcaggTTATTCAAGTGCCGGTTACGCCTCTGGACAAAGTGGTTGACGCAACGGGAGCAGGAGACGCGTTTCTTGGGGGTCTCATAGCATGTGAGTATATCAGAATCACGTTGGAACTCTACTAATCAATTTTCTGTAGATCTGTACAAGCATGGAATGCCTCAGACGAAGGAAAGTCTTCTCGCCATGGGGCAATTTGCCAATGAAGTTGGATCAGCTTGCTGTCGTATTTTGGGAGCTGTGCCCAATGACGAGGCAAGGGAGACGCTCAAGGAGCAAATTGCGATCTACAATCCTTCTGCCGCTGGAGGAAAAGGATCGTCAGGCACGAAAAACTAACCAAATATGAATTCTGCGTTTTTTGAATTGTTCTTTTGTAATCAAGCTGGCGGGTCTGAATGTGAGGAATTTTATAGTAGTTTGACAAACGATAGCACGGCTGCAGCAACCCTGGCAAATAACGGCATTCAAGTCaaagacgccgccgccttcaCCCAAGCCATACTCAATTGCAAAGGCACAATCCTCACATCGGGAATAGGTACGGTCACAAATAAGCCCGGGTTTTATagtaaatatttttctagGAAAATCTGGATTGATTGCCCAGCGAATGGCTGCGTCTTTAGCGTCCACGGGAATTCGATCTCACTACGTTCACGCCGCTGAATGGGCTCACGGAGACTATGGTATGTAGTCTACTTGGCTCTCCCCCCTCTCCTCCGATAAACCAGCGCGCATATTTTGCCAACACTGATATCGCTGTGTGCAATATGTAGGCAAAGCAGAGCGTGGAACCGACCTTATCATATTCATCTCCCACAGCGGTAAAACAGAGGAGTGCGTCCAAGCGGCCACCCACTTGAAACGAGAAGGCATCGACGTTTTAGCAATAACTGGCCGAAAAGGTCAAAGAAACGCATTGGAATGTAACCCCGTAGAATTCAAGTGTTTTAGGTTCGCCTTTGGATCTGATGTCGACTGTGTCGATCGTGTATCCATTGTCCGTCAGAGAGCCACTTGATATTCTTCCCACGTCCTCCCTTCTCCTCCAGGTACTCACGCCCGCGTGCAAAACTTAATTAACATTTCTAATACTGCCGCTCGTTTCCATACAAGGAAATGATCGCCAATGCCGTGTTACGCGAACTCATtcatcgacgccgattttctcgcgcCGATTTTTTACGTAATCATCCGGGAGGTGCAGTAGGTGACACATTACGAAAGACCGAATGAAATCGAAAGACCccttttttcgcttttgatATGCACGTGTTTTGAATATGCCATGACGTCATGTAGAAGGGAATTCGAAAGTCACGTGCGTGAGAACCCTCTCGAAATGGATCGCAGCGAAGACGACCCCGATTCCACGGACGCCGTGAATCTTCTCGAAGACCTCGACTTTTTTCTGCACGAGGATTCGACTCGCGATCAAGAGGCGGCGGATAAGGAAGAggacggcgagacgaaagAAGCGTGCGCGCTGtgcgcggcggcgggaaCGAATCCCCTACGCGCAACGAGTCTCGGTCACATCCAATGTCTCGAAGCTCTACTAGCGCGCAAGGAGGACAAAGGCACGCGAGAAGGCGTGGTCAAAGTGGCGGAACACAGGTCGGAACACGGAGCGAACGCGGcgcacgtcgccgcgaaGATGAACAACGCGAGCGCTCTGAGCGCGCTCATTCGCTACGATTCGACGTGTatgacgtcgcgcgacgatcgcggcGCGACGCCCGCGCACGTTGCCGCGTACAATGGATCCTATGAGTGCCTCAAGGCGATTTTGGATGCCGGCGGCGCGCCCATGCCCAAGGCGGGCGATGGAGCGACGCCGCTGCATTTTGCCGCGGCGCGAGGACAGCTCGACTGCGTGCAGTGTCTCGCGACGCGAAGTGGGGTCAATGTgaatgagaaaacgaaaagcggAGCGACGCCAAGTGAGTGAATGAAATGGGGGTTCTTTTTGTGAGGAAAGAGCGCGCGCTCATTGTTTCCATGACATTCAGAacaatgaatgaatgaatgaatgaatgaatgaatgaaaagGCGCGCTGGCCCGTTCCCAATGAATGAATGGATAGATGAATgaaacattttcttttctttcatagTTTACTTTGCTGCGCAGGAGGGTCATCTCGACGTACTTCAGTGGCTCGTCACTGATATGAACGCCGAtccgacgttgccgtcgaacgACGGAATGACGCCGCTTCACGCCGCCTGTCAGACGGGTCAGCTGAATTGCACTCACTGGCTCGTTCGTTCGGCGAACTGTTCAGCGAGATGTCGAACGGAAGACGGAGCTACGCCCGTACACTTTGCCGCGACTAAAGGTCACGTGGCCATACTCCAGTGGATGCTCCACCAGCGATTGGCTGACGGAGCGGAGCGCGACGATTACGGCGCGACGCCCGTgcacgacgccgccgagcAGAATCAGTTGCGGAGTCTTGAAGTTTTCGCTGCGCACAGCACCGACATGCATCCGAAGGACATGGACGGGTTCACGCCGAAGTAAGATGAAGCGCGTTTCCCTGCGGAGGGCCTCACTAAATGCAACGTAGGGATTTGGCTGAAGAGCGAGGTAGTACCGAGTGCAGCGAGTTTCTCGGGACGATTCGGGTTGGTTTACGACGAGGACAGAGCGTTCGCCGTCCGGCTGAGGTACACGTGGTTGTTGTCCGGGATGGTGAAGTTTATGTCAATCGACGTTGTTAGGCAACGCCGGAGATTTTGACATCTGTCAATCAACAGTTGCCCTCCGTCGGATATCGTGCTCCCGAGTCTGAaccagaaaagaaagaaacaaagtGGCGAttatttcaaaagaaaaaggtaacatttaaattaataatatatatatatatacatgtatatatgGGTGTGAATATTCATTTACATGCATTTAGCCGACGCCGCAACCTCTTCCACCCACTGGCCCAAGTAAACTCAAGGCATTCTTTACCATATCAAGAAACAAGAAAATTGCAGAACAGCCAGTTGGCTAACGTGttataaaataaaaatgctGATCAACGCAGAAGTTTCACGCAGATGAACTTGAACTAAGAGAAATATTGCTAGAGGAATAGCTTTATGACTTCtgataaaaaatgaaaacagGAAAATGAATCACATGACAAAGGCAGCCCGTATAGTTCCGCGAGATATATAGGCCGATAGAATgcaagacgaagaaaccAAGCGACCACttatcgacgacggcaagcAGTCGACTTGCTCATCAATCACTCGCAAACGTCTCCGAAACTTCGCAGTCGTGGGATCGCTGTGCGCTGCGACTCTACTCGCCAATGTCACTTTCTCCATTATCGCGCCCTTCTATCCgcagcgcgcgcgcgccatCAAAGACGACGGACCAGCAGACACGGAAGTGGGGCTCGTTTACGGGAcgttcgccttcgtcgctttccttAGTGCGCCAATTCTAGGCAATCACGTGACCTTGATTTCACCAAAATTCATGCTCCAGGCGGGCGTGTTTTTAGTAGGCGGTTCTAGCGTGTTATTTGGAGCTCTAGCCTACGTCAATGAGTGGGCTCCCTTTCTAGGCTTATCTCTTGCCTGTGCAGCAGTTCAAGGCCTTGGTTCAGCTGCTGTCGTTACCGCTTCATGGACAATAGTATTAACCGAGTTTCCGGATAGGGTATCTACGTTTGTCGGACTGTTAGAATTAATGGAAGGTCTTGGCTACACAATAGGGCCATCCGTGGGAGGAGGACTCTATGCAGTGAAAGGATTTGCACTTCCACTTTATTTTGTCGGTTCTCTGCTTCTTCTCAGTCTGATTGGAATCGTTCTGATTTTGCCTAAAATTGAAGTATCGCGTGACGCGTCCAACATTTCTATGCTGAAACTCTTGAGAAATTTTTGGATCTGGATGGACTTGGGGTCCCTGATGTTGAATATTGGCGTCTACGCGTTATTCGAAGTCGTCGCTGGAACGTTTCTTTGGGACGCGTTTGACATGCCGCCAAATCAAATTGGATTGATATTTCTTGGAAGTAGTGGAAGCTACATGCTTACATCACTTCTATCCGGTTACTTGGCTGATAAATAtggcgagaaaaaattcattatATATGGTCTTATTGTGGGAGGCGTGTCGTTTCTATTTGTTGCACCCTCATCTCTATTCACCTTTATTCCCAGTCAGAAGCTCTGGGTCTTCTGTCTTGCACTGATGATTCATTGTATGGCTATTGGCTTTTCCTTTGCTCCAATTGTTGGTGATATGGTCAACTGTGCCGTGGCTATGGGTTACGAGGAGGGAATTGAATTGAATGGGGTTCTATCGGGTCTCGCTGCATCCTTTGTCTCGCTTGGATGCGTCATTGGTCCCCTCCTTGGCGGATCTCTCACTGCTCGAATGAATTTTCGATGGTCTAGTACAATTTTTGGACTTTGGCAGGCGAGTCATGGTTACATTTACCTCGTCACAGCACTgtgttttagaaaaatttaGTTTCCTTATAAAAGTGGGATCCCACACGTCGTGTTGGCCTATGTACTCAAACGGACGCCACGAGACTGACGAGAGCCCATCTATTCGCGTGGACGCCCGTAACCTCAAAAGGGGGCCCTCTCCTAACTCTTCTCCATCTCTTTTCGAGCCCTTTCCCTTACGTTGACGGTTGTAGGAATCCGTTGTAGCTCCAACGTCTTCATCAAGTGTGTTTTGGCTCTCTTCCGCGCGCGGGACCCCCGGATTAATTTTTccaaatattttatttcgCTTCTACTGCTAAAACATCCATCGTCTTTCGTACAAACGAAATAATTACGTTTCAACTCGTCAAACTACACAAAAAATTATAAGCCAGTAAAGACGAGCCATAAAAAATATGAGACTAATAGTTTCGTGTCTGTTCATCTTCTGTCATTACAatgaattgaaaaaaaaaccaccCGCCCCTCGTGTGACATGATCCTACTGATCATCATACCACTGATACTCTGGCTAACACAAATCCGACGTCGAAATTAATTATAGCTAATGCGTTTTCTggactttctttttccttgcGATGAGCATCTCGTAAAATTGATCTCTTCTAATACTAGCCctgagagaaaaaggaacgTAGAAtagattctttttctttatctaGGGATAGACTCACTTTATACATTTGACCcattcgtctttgtcttcttccgTGTCAGCGTGAATTCGATAGGAGCTGTGATGtcctaaaaaacgaaaaattcgtcattttttaatgatttttttagactCTTGCATACCTTCGACAACttttccttcagaatcaagcTTGCACGCTTTGATCAGACCCTCATTTGAATAAATTTCAAAGCAAAACTAagccaaaaaaataaattttccCTTCCCCTTAGGATCTACGTCGTCACACTTACGGGTTTCTTGATTTCTAGCGCGTCTCTGACTTGCAACAACTCGAGAGGCACGATTCCTTTCGGTTCTTTGTGCTGCGGCGATTTGAAGTAATAGAGACAATTGTCCTTGAGCACGAAGTAGCGTTTCTTCCAGTTCTTGTGATGACCGCCCTGCTTCGTTAGCCAGCCTTTCTTTTCCGGATTAAAAAACGTCTGCGTCAAGTCGTTTTCGTCCGCTTCGGGAACTTTGAACGGTTCCTTCTTTATATTATCGTATAGGCTctaaggaaagaaaagcctTCGTTTATTGAGCCTTTGTATGGTTGTCTTTCTATTTACCATTAGAAGATCGGTGGGCAGGTCTTGTCCGTTGTCGAGGCCTCGATTCATCGTGACAAACTGATCGACGTTGGGCTAAGGAAAGCGAAAGATGAGTCAGTCACAGGATGTGAGAAATCCGGGGTGGAGGGTCAGTCACGCGGTATGAAGCTATGTTTGTGTAGAAGCCCTGACTCTGCATTCCCTAAGGGCAATGTCAGAAATCTGGGCGTGCGACTCGGCGGAAGATCTAAGGTTGGTCACGCTGTTCTGTGACGCAAATACGAAGCTATGATTGCGTAGAAGCCCTGGCTGCATTCCCTAAGGGCAAGCCAATGTGttcataaataaaattttgtGACGACGTCAGGCAAGGAGTGTGATAGGGTTGTCTATGTTTAGATAGAAGTTAGTCCTAACAGGTTTCTAAGATTTAATAAACCGAATTGGGGTCATTTTCAAGGTGATAGGAAGCTAGGGGGAGGATACTGTAGTCATCTGTTcgttttgtgacgtcaaggcGGTACAAGGTTGTCTATGTTTAGAAGGAAGTCATTCCTAACAAGTCTCTAAAATTCGATAAACCAAACGGAGGAGATAGTCATCTGCTTTTTTTTCGGTGCAAAGGAGTAATGTGTGCTAAAAGCCTTCCAGCTGTTTAGATGGAAGTCATGCCTTAAAATTTTGCAAGGGAGATCATATCGGAGGGGAGATAGTGATCAGCTTTTAGGGATGCCAGCTTCGCTGCAGCTCTCCGAGTCGAGGGAGAGGCGCTCGCATCCCAAAACAACGACCAGCACTCCCACACGCTACATGCAAGTTCAAGGAAAGCGAAGCTACACGGGGGTCCGGGGAGTCGAACATATCgcagaatcaaagtcaaaCCTCGTGGGGAATATGAATCAGGATGCCTTGGAGTGTTAATAATCGAAACGAATGCGAACGTTGTTCTGTTTATATAGTGTAGTTCCATCGCGACCTTCGGCCTCTGCTTGCGTCAGCCGCGAACGCGCGGCGGAAACGAGCGCCCTCAGGGGGGGAGGGGGCTCTTTCAAAACAAAGCGTGTCCTTACTCCTACGCGAGTCTGCGCGACTTCGTTTGAACTCGGCGACGAACTGGGACCCCCGCTACGATTGCTCAACGGCTAACTCGACGCTAACTCGACTAGAGAACACTCCGGTTGCGCAGCATCGCTGgcacgatgacgatgatgcaGTTTGGGCCCCTTTTCCTTTGTCCGCGTTGGACCAACGCCTCGGACAGATCCATCCGTGCCAAACTGCATCATCAATGAACTCGTGGGCGAGCGGGGGGCGGCGCGTGTGTACGAATTAGCGTCCCATTTCCGTTTAgcaggggggggggggggggggggggggggaacACAAAGGACAGAATCGAGTCCCAAAAGAAATATAGGTCAAAGGAAGTGTTCGTAACCGAGTTTCTATACTAAGTCCCCTACTTGGTAATGGTCGATGTTTGTCGCGAGTTCCGGATGTGTCTAGTTCTTTATCGCTCCTACGTATACCTCCTGCCTCGCTGCGCCGGTCTGTTTTTAGCTAAGAGTTGTTTTTTAGCTGCACAAACCAGTGCAGATCCCACGCTAAATTTCCGCTCGTGGACAAAGTTCTTTGTTTGCAGCCCCACCTAGGGTGGAGTCACCCTCATGTGAATCTCTCGCTACACGCCCTCTATATATCGATACTAGAATCTCAAGAAAACCGCGTTGTTGGTTCTGACTCTTGAACTAACGATCGCCCGCGCTCAATTGGTCTACCTATCTAAATAGTGCGTGTGGCAGTTCCTCTATCCCAGGGCCTCGCCTACGCGTGCGCTTGCAgttaaaaaaatgaaaactgACCTTATTCTTGACGCTGGGGTTGTGTAGACTCGTGTTGAGCATGATGACCGAAAAGGAAAGGACGTAGCACGTATCTATGCGGAAGCGGAagcggagaaagaaaagttaGGGACTCCGAGCCAAGAGATGCAATTTTCTGACCCCTAACCCGACCTCGCCTCCCtcaattttcgtttttcccACGCTTACCCGTCGAGTTGAAGACGCCTGGATTCTGTTCGGAGTAGTGCTGGGCGAACGCCTCCATcattcgatcgattttctgcGCTTCGCCCGGGAGACGAAAACTCCAGAGAAATTGCCTGAGGGACTCGATCGATAAACAAGACCATTAGCACCTTTTTTTTCGACCTACCtcaacgcgtcgacgagcgaacgtCCGCGAATTTCGTGTAGTTTGACGAATTCTTTCAGTACTGTGAGATTGGGCTCCTCGCTGGAGGTAACCCCGGTAAAATGACTGAATTTTCgagcgagcgcgcgcgccttACTTTTCGCCGAGATACTCGCCGATTTTCGTCTTGTCGAGGTTTTCGGTTTTGTAGAGCCAAGCGGCGACATCTTCGGGCGTGTCGTTGACGAGTCCTTGCTCGATCAAGTATCGCATCCcctgttagagacgaaaatcgaaagtttttctctcacgcgcgcgcgcgcgtgcaaTCGCTCCTCCGAACCTTTTTCGCGTTGATGTTGAACTTCTTTCGACCCGTGTTCGCTTGCTTCGCTTTCGGATCCGTTCTAAGAACGTCGTGATATTCGACGAGGGTCGGAAGACCGAGACGCGAGTCCCAGTCGCAGAACCAGATTGTCGCCCCGTACGATCGACAGCGACCGATTGCTACTTCCATCGTTCGATCGTTCGCGTGGTCTTAGTGTCGCGTGCTTAGTCAATGCTAATGGCTAGTGGCCTAATGAATGGCTCCAAGGCTTAGCGACCGCTTATACGTCGCGGAACTCTTTAGGGGAGTGTCGCCCACGTCACGTGGCTTCCTCTACTACGTCACGCACGCGTGGGAAATGGATATCCGCGCGGAAACAATTTGTACGCCACAATACAAATTTTCATAACGAAATCGACACGAACACTACGATAACAACCGGACTTGTTCTAGCTAAACTTTCTATTCTAAGGAAGGCACTTTTTTTTATAAATTTTTAGGCTTAGCCAAACGTACATGTATGGGCATGTGCACGCACTCAATTAGAAATTCGCGCCACAGCTGACGCCGGCGCCAGTGGGTCGCGACTCGCTTACCGCGGCGCCAGGGAAACGTCGCAACTCGACCGAATGTGGCTCATATGTGGGCTCATTTACGAGAATCGCGATGGtcagttcaactgttcgcTACTAACGCGCGCCCTCGCACCCGCTCCCCCTtacttctcgtcgacgttttccatGGCTTCCATTTCAGCCGTAACCGCTCTAATTTCATCCTTCAACGCCTAAAGTGAACGTAGAAAAAAGGTCGCGATTTCCCTATCCGGGTTCGACGAACCTGAATGTCTTGTTTCAGTTccgcttttcgtcgtcgaatctcggcgagttccttttcctcttcttcggtCATTTCTGGATCGAAACGAAGcggctcgtcgccgattgcTCGCACGAACGATAGGCGACGCGCAATCGAGCCGCGATGCGCCTTTTGGCCCGACGATAGAAGCGATATTCGACCGATTCGATCGCCGAGAAAAggcgcgtcgcgacgaagcggcgcgcTCCAAGACATGAGCTTGCGTACCTGCCGCGTTGTCGTAGACCTGAAGCGATTCGTCACGATCGTCGGCGAGAGGATTTAGGCCAATCGCTGTCATCGTCGGCTCTGGTTGGCGAAGCGAGTGTGAGAACGCCTCGAGAGGAATGCGCACGTTAAGGAATTCGTGTCATGTGACTTCGATGAGCATAAAGGAAGTTCTTCGGGCCGGAGAACGCGTCTTTTTGAAGACCCATCTCGTCTTTGAAGACTCCAGCAGTCACGTCACGGATATCGCGTTCAAACTGATGATAATCGGTGCCGTGGAGCGTCTCCACGGCCAAGCAACGGCCGCATttccgatcgacgtcgttacGCACGAGGTCGACTCGGGAATATCAATACTAAGAGTTCCCGCATCGGCGCTCGTCAAAATTTGGAGCGCTCTAACTCTCCTCGGCGAACACGATGGAAATCGATGCACGCTCTTAGTCAAACAAATATCTCCGTTTCTAATTTCCTTAGCTGACAATAGCAGAaactctcaatttaattgatAAATAAAGGAGGCGTTATTTGTATTCGGCTTTGAGTCTCCACTTTCCGCATCCGGTCGAATCGCGTTCAAAATCGCAAATCTGACGCAACATTTCGCGAAACAATAGCGATTCGTCCGgcttcaatttcgtcttgaaTCGCGTCAAAATTTCGTCCGTAGTCGCGACGCCCTGAACGGCCGTCTCGAATAGAACAAAAGTTCGCAATTCGTCGAGAAGTTGATCGGTTTTCGACGGGGGACCGCGCGGTAAGGGAGCGCTACGATTACCGGTAAaaccgtcgtcttcgtcgctttcgtcctCGCGCGGATTCAACACGTCGGCGAGACTCGCGTTTCTGGCGTGCATTTGAGCGAGAAGATCGCTGGACGACGCCGATTGGTGACTTCCCGTGGAACATTGGATGTCAGACGCATTGCTTGCTTTAGCCACGTGATCTGAACCGACGCTGAGAGACAAAACCTTCGATTTCTTGCCAAACTTCAATCTAAGAACAAAAGACAGTGGCGTAATCCTGCGTAAACCTGCGTAAATGACCCCTTTTCTTACTTTGGTGGTGCTGGTGCTCCCACGATTCCTGACTGGCCCGTCCACGTGGGTGCGGCAACGCGCTGACGTCCCCGTCCCATCGCCCGGCACTGACGTCGCGACTGACGCATCGCGCGTGCCGCCTCTTGAGCAATTCGATTCGcttccgcttcgacgagagcAAAATCCGGCTTACTAGCATccataatgacgtcatgctgAACGGCACTATGCacacctaaaagaaaaaaaattttaaaatgcTATTCATATGCGCGAGTGACTGACCAGATTTTTTGAATAGTTTTTGGAGAATGTAGTCATCCTGTTTCTTGCTGTGGTCTCCTTCCGGTTTGCTCTGCACTTTGTCGCAGCGAGTTACTCCCTTGATGGGATTCCCTTCGACTCTTCCGCCCGTTTCTCCCGCTgctattgattttgataTGTTTCTCACGATTTCCAGCATTTGAGC
Proteins encoded in this region:
- the LOC136183419 gene encoding cytohesin-1-like, which encodes MTAIGLNPLADDRDESLQVYDNAAEMTEEEEKELAEIRRRKAELKQDIQALKDEIRAVTAEMEAMENVDEKTDPKAKQANTGRKKFNINAKKGMRYLIEQGLVNDTPEDVAAWLYKTENLDKTKIGEYLGENEEPNLTVLKEFVKLHEIRGRSLVDALRQFLWSFRLPGEAQKIDRMMEAFAQHYSEQNPGVFNSTDTCYVLSFSVIMLNTSLHNPSVKNKPNVDQFVTMNRGLDNGQDLPTDLLMSLYDNIKKEPFKVPEADENDLTQTFFNPEKKGWLTKQGGHHKNWKKRYFVLKDNCLYYFKSPQHKEPKGIVPLELLQVRDALEIKKPFCFEIYSNEGLIKACKLDSEGKVVEGHHSSYRIHADTEEDKDEWVKCIKASIRRDQFYEMLIARKKKVQKTH
- the LOC136183413 gene encoding uncharacterized protein encodes the protein MASLMFFSVRRLAPSFVQRRGAVDVARRTYGRMLLGCGSNVVDQFFRVRALPTPGEKGFFADPNRILEDSVVGGVTLNHLAWAALLGVPSGLLGLQGDDTSGRLIRSVLERDLNIKTEFIRVSDKYTTAESYVFVQEDGERSIIMARGATSLMDADAVQAHFGDSVAKYGDFVSTEISQVPHAGVLKLLQMARKNAVTILDLDVSPSVAINEAGLGSLDDLVQCTKTAQILKPARHAAEELLLHLKPDIGGAEIITRMPAVDIVTHLRDFCGSSLVAMTSGSEGCALATKSQVIQVPVTPLDKVVDATGAGDAFLGGLIAYLYKHGMPQTKESLLAMGQFANEVGSACCRILGAVPNDEARETLKEQIAIYNPSAAGGKGSSAGGSECEEFYSSLTNDSTAAATLANNGIQVKDAAAFTQAILNCKGTILTSGIGKSGLIAQRMAASLASTGIRSHYVHAAEWAHGDYGKAERGTDLIIFISHSGKTEECVQAATHLKREGIDVLAITGRKGSPLDLMSTVSIVYPLSVREPLDILPTSSLLLQEMIANAVLRELIHRRRFSRADFLRNHPGGAVGDTLRKTE
- the LOC136183415 gene encoding espin-like — encoded protein: MTSCRREFESHVRENPLEMDRSEDDPDSTDAVNLLEDLDFFLHEDSTRDQEAADKEEDGETKEACALCAAAGTNPLRATSLGHIQCLEALLARKEDKGTREGVVKVAEHRSEHGANAAHVAAKMNNASALSALIRYDSTCMTSRDDRGATPAHVAAYNGSYECLKAILDAGGAPMPKAGDGATPLHFAAARGQLDCVQCLATRSGVNVNEKTKSGATPIYFAAQEGHLDVLQWLVTDMNADPTLPSNDGMTPLHAACQTGQLNCTHWLVRSANCSARCRTEDGATPVHFAATKGHVAILQWMLHQRLADGAERDDYGATPVHDAAEQNQLRSLEVFAAHSTDMHPKDMDGFTPKDLAEERGSTECSEFLGTIRVGLRRGQSVRRPAEATPEILTSVNQQLPSVGYRAPESEPEKKETKWRLFQKKKPTPQPLPPTGPSKLKAFFTISRNKKIAEQPVG
- the LOC136183417 gene encoding MFS-type transporter SLC18B1-like, with translation MQDEETKRPLIDDGKQSTCSSITRKRLRNFAVVGSLCAATLLANVTFSIIAPFYPQRARAIKDDGPADTEVGLVYGTFAFVAFLSAPILGNHVTLISPKFMLQAGVFLVGGSSVLFGALAYVNEWAPFLGLSLACAAVQGLGSAAVVTASWTIVLTEFPDRVSTFVGLLELMEGLGYTIGPSVGGGLYAVKGFALPLYFVGSLLLLSLIGIVLILPKIEVSRDASNISMLKLLRNFWIWMDLGSLMLNIGVYALFEVVAGTFLWDAFDMPPNQIGLIFLGSSGSYMLTSLLSGYLADKYGEKKFIIYGLIVGGVSFLFVAPSSLFTFIPSQKLWVFCLALMIHCMAIGFSFAPIVGDMVNCAVAMGYEEGIELNGVLSGLAASFVSLGCVIGPLLGGSLTARMNFRWSSTIFGLWQASHGYIYLVTALCFRKI